A section of the Rhizobium sp. Pop5 genome encodes:
- a CDS encoding cell division protein FtsQ/DivIB produces the protein MFALTVKRIGRPSHHAVLPIVEAEDRFVLPRPLRRVTRFLISLCSGRIYIPAHTGTVSALAFLAATGLYGMSLGGHTEAVAQATTTAAGFAIEDVKVSGNSETSEIEILQLIGLDGTTSLVALDVDAARQKIAHLPWVESVEVRKVYPKTIEVKLKERQAYAIWQHGQELSLIEKNGSVIAPLRDNKFSSLPLVVGRDAETAAASLDDAFSKWPDVKARVKAYVWISGRRWDLHMDNGVVVKLPEDGIDQALATLSKFDKEQKLLERDIAAVDLRLPDRTAIQLTPEAAVRRQAVVTERTKELKKAGQSI, from the coding sequence GTGTTTGCGTTGACGGTCAAGAGGATTGGGCGCCCCAGCCATCATGCCGTGCTTCCGATCGTGGAGGCCGAAGATCGGTTCGTGCTGCCGCGTCCGCTGCGCCGCGTTACCCGTTTCCTGATCAGCCTTTGCAGTGGCCGCATCTACATCCCGGCTCATACGGGCACGGTTTCGGCGCTCGCCTTCCTGGCGGCGACGGGCCTCTACGGCATGTCGCTCGGCGGTCACACGGAAGCCGTTGCGCAGGCGACCACGACGGCAGCGGGTTTTGCAATCGAAGACGTGAAGGTCTCCGGCAATTCGGAGACCTCGGAAATCGAGATCCTGCAGCTGATCGGCCTTGACGGTACGACTTCGCTGGTCGCGCTCGACGTCGACGCAGCCCGGCAGAAGATCGCGCATCTTCCCTGGGTCGAGAGCGTCGAGGTTCGCAAAGTCTATCCGAAGACGATCGAAGTGAAGCTCAAGGAGCGCCAGGCCTATGCGATCTGGCAGCACGGGCAGGAGCTTTCCCTGATCGAGAAGAATGGCAGCGTCATTGCGCCGCTGCGCGACAACAAGTTTTCGTCGCTGCCGCTCGTCGTCGGCCGCGATGCGGAGACGGCGGCAGCCTCGCTCGATGATGCCTTCTCGAAGTGGCCCGACGTGAAGGCCCGCGTGAAGGCTTATGTCTGGATTTCGGGTCGTCGCTGGGACCTGCACATGGATAACGGCGTCGTCGTCAAGCTGCCGGAAGACGGCATCGATCAGGCGTTGGCAACGCTTTCGAAATTCGACAAGGAGCAAAAGCTTCTGGAGCGGGACATTGCCGCGGTCGATCTGAGATTGCCTGACAGGACCGCGATCCAGCTGACGCCGGAAGCGGCGGTCCGCAGGCAGGCTGTTGTGACGGAGCGTACGAAGGAATTGAAGAAGGCGGGGCAGAGTATATGA
- the ftsA gene encoding cell division protein FtsA yields the protein MSLFGSSHFGLPRLKPLSSKRSHVVSVLDIGSTKVVCMIGRLTPREESQILPGRTHNIEIIGIGHQRSRGIKTGVIADLDALEGVIRLAVDAAERMAGLTVESLIVNLTAGRLGSDIYTATIDLGGQEVELNDLKKVLSAACQQSLRQDRSVLHSLATGFSLDGERGIRDPLAMYGDALGVDMHVVTAERSALKNLELSVNRAHLSVEGIVATPYASGLAALVDDEVELGCAAIDMGGGTTTISVFAEGKLVHTDAVGLGGHHVTTDLARGLSTRIEDAERLKVVHASALSNSSDERELISIPPIGEDDRDQPSQVPRALVSRIVSARIEETMELIRDRIQRSGFSPIVGKRVVLTGGASQLTGLAEVARRILARNVRIGRPMGVSGLPTAAKGPAFSTAVGLMIYPQVADMETHASQSGLLMSLGGNNSRIARMGQWLKESF from the coding sequence ATGAGCTTATTCGGTTCATCCCATTTCGGATTGCCGCGCCTGAAGCCGCTTTCGTCGAAGCGGTCGCATGTCGTTTCGGTGCTCGACATCGGCTCGACCAAGGTTGTCTGCATGATCGGCCGGCTGACGCCGCGCGAGGAAAGCCAGATCCTGCCGGGCCGCACGCACAATATCGAGATCATCGGCATCGGCCATCAGCGCTCCCGCGGCATCAAGACCGGCGTTATCGCCGATCTCGACGCGCTTGAGGGCGTCATCCGCCTTGCCGTCGATGCGGCGGAGCGCATGGCGGGACTGACCGTCGAGAGCCTGATCGTCAACCTGACGGCCGGACGCCTCGGCAGTGACATCTATACAGCGACGATCGATCTCGGTGGCCAGGAAGTCGAACTCAACGACCTGAAGAAGGTGCTGTCGGCCGCCTGCCAGCAGTCGCTGCGCCAGGATCGCTCGGTGCTGCATTCGCTGGCGACCGGCTTCTCGCTCGACGGCGAGCGCGGCATTCGCGATCCGCTGGCAATGTACGGCGATGCGCTCGGCGTCGATATGCATGTCGTGACCGCGGAACGTTCGGCGCTCAAGAATCTCGAGCTCAGCGTCAACAGAGCGCATCTTTCGGTGGAAGGAATCGTTGCGACGCCTTATGCATCGGGTCTTGCCGCACTCGTCGACGATGAAGTCGAGCTTGGCTGTGCGGCCATCGACATGGGCGGCGGCACGACGACGATTTCGGTCTTTGCCGAAGGCAAGCTTGTCCATACCGATGCTGTCGGCCTCGGCGGTCATCATGTGACGACCGACCTCGCACGCGGCCTTTCCACCCGGATCGAGGATGCTGAACGTTTGAAGGTGGTTCACGCTTCGGCGCTGAGCAATTCTTCCGACGAGCGCGAGCTGATCTCCATTCCGCCGATCGGCGAGGACGATCGCGACCAGCCGTCGCAAGTGCCGCGGGCGCTGGTTTCGCGCATCGTATCGGCTCGAATCGAAGAGACGATGGAACTGATCCGCGACCGTATCCAGCGCTCCGGCTTCAGCCCGATCGTCGGCAAGCGCGTCGTGCTGACGGGCGGCGCCAGCCAGTTGACGGGCCTTGCCGAGGTGGCGCGGCGCATTCTTGCCCGCAACGTCCGCATCGGCCGCCCGATGGGCGTCTCGGGATTGCCGACGGCGGCCAAGGGGCCGGCCTTTTCGACGGCCGTCGGCCTGATGATTTACCCGCAGGTCGCGGACATGGAGACACATGCGTCACAGAGCGGTCTGCTCATGTCGCTTGGAGGAAATAACAGCCGCATAGCCCGCATGGGCCAGTGGCTGAAGGAAAGCTTCTGA